One part of the Mya arenaria isolate MELC-2E11 chromosome 3, ASM2691426v1 genome encodes these proteins:
- the LOC128226466 gene encoding uncharacterized protein LOC128226466: protein MTMALSMPLLVLILFIYLPHGYLFQQNAQGTDVDDKFGSLAEKFESLHQHVLNLEDRVKEQERKIQDHEQKIAELENELNDYKKYFDQASQEEKQDKPKISGSKRTFLSKMFGQKRVFSKTLKTKPELMTLNGHVSNPNINSRIRRNVEGEFAFSAYLTHIIDHMAPGHVIKCDKTLLNDGNAYNPITGVFTVPVDGVYLLTFHIDSYTETHVTLVVDGGNTADSVSEPHVYRNGFEIMSGNTALIRLRERQSVWLEEYSNADGTVTSGEAYRFTTFSGVFMYA, encoded by the coding sequence ATGACCATGGCTCTGTCTATGCCACTTTTGGTTctgattttgttcatttatctTCCACATGGATATTTGTTCCAACAAAATGCACAGGGGACTGATGTTGACGACAAGTTTGGTTCTCTTGCAGAGAAGTTTGAATCTTTGCATCAACATGTGCTCAATTTAGAAGATAGAGTTAAAGAACAGGAAAGAAAAATTCAAGATCATGAACAGAAAATCGCAGAGCTGGAAAATGAACTAAATGACTACAAAAAATACTTTGACCAAGCCAGCCAGGAGGAAAAACAAGACAAACCTAAGATAAGTGGAAGCAAAAGAACATTTCTTAGCAAGATGTTTGGGCAGAAACGTGTTTTTTCCAAAACCCTAAAAACAAAACCAGAACTGATGACACTTAATGGACATGTGAGCAATCCAAATATAAATTCAAGGATAAGAAGGAATGTTGAGGGAGAATTTGCATTTTCCGCTTATTTAACTCATATAATCGACCACATGGCACCTGGGCATGTCATTAAGTGTGACAAAACCCTTCTAAATGATGGGAACGCTTATAATCCTATAACAGGGGTTTTCACTGTGCCAGTAGATGGAGTTTATTTGCTGACATTTCATATAGACAGTTACACTGAAACGCATGTCACGCTTGTTGTCGATGGAGGGAACACAGCAGATTCTGTTTCTGAGCCACATGTTTACAGAAATGGGTTTGAGATAATGAGTGGTAATACAGCGCTCATTAGACTGAGAGAAAGGCAAAGCGTATGGTTAGAGGAATATTCGAATGCAGACGGGACTGTCACTTCTGGTGAAGCCTACCGGTTCACAACCTTCTCTGGGGTATTTATGTATGCATAA